In Littorina saxatilis isolate snail1 linkage group LG8, US_GU_Lsax_2.0, whole genome shotgun sequence, a single genomic region encodes these proteins:
- the LOC138973120 gene encoding piggyBac transposable element-derived protein 4-like, which translates to MENLSNGDFWRAIMGESDSDEGGFEGFSLDEINKKDESDIDLDVVVNDEQLLREFESSDSDRDSDNHGDSGDSDMILPVLAAPNPRRKKKRLSKQNRNELTTRWSDRTTPVQPKKFDVGVTPVGPQHDLPPDAAEYDYFSLLIPEPFWEDIATQTNLYAAQKQAQKGADKNWTPTTGSEMKLFIFIQYMFGIHRMPDTAMYWSSDPLLRVPAIADVMSRNRFQKLSQYFHLNDNSKAVPKGQPGHDALFKVRPLLDMVTNNCRAHYNPGRDISIDEAMIKFNGRLTFKQYIKGKPNPWGIKVWCAADPRNGYMLEFDIYQGRATVPIPNGLGHHVVMTLASRFLNAGHHIFFDNYFSSVRLGQDLEKAGTSMCSTIRLNRQGWPKELSSAVAKKMKPGDIHFRQDGNMVATLWKDKRPVAVLSTNAQSAMGKHERRAPGGRKEVSVPEPVLVYNGSMGGVDLADQYHSYYPVGRPSVRWWRYICWWLMQTAMVNAFVIWKETHRPARSKKGLRHLDFRLQVLRALCKGNVSRKRAAAQAIAQAGVIDSSPLTHKIVRLPGRKKNCKMCEKKKVRTPRGHGVETVFGCVICDLHLCKGECFAEFHQHLAQSIH; encoded by the exons ATGGAGAATCTTAGCAATGGCGACTTCTGGCGTGCCATCATGGGCGAGAGTGATAGTGATGAAGGTGGATTTGAGGGGTTTTCTTTGGACGAAATTAACAAGAAGGACGAAAGTGACATTGACCTAGATGTTGTTGTGAACGATGAACAGCTTCTGAGGGAATTTGAATCGAGTGACAGTGATCGTGATAGTGATAACCATGGTGATAGTGGTGACAGTGATATGATTTTACCTGTTCTTGCTGCTCCAAATCCTCGTCGAAAAAAAAAACGGCTGTCAAAACAGAATCGTAATGAACTGACAACAAGGTGGAGTGATAGAACTACTCCTGTCCAGCCAAAAAAGTTCGATGTTGGTGTGACACCTGTCGGTCCCCAGCATGATTTGCCACCTGATGCAGCGGAGTATGACTACTTCAGTCTGCTTATTCCTGAACCTTTCTGGGAGGACATTGCCACCCAGACCAACCTTTATGCTGCTCAGAAACAGGCACAGAAAGGTGCAGACAAGAATTGGACACCCACTACTGGCTCTGAGATGAAATTATTTATATTCATTCAGTACATGTTCGGCATTCATCGCATGCCCGACACCGCGATGTATTGGTCAAGTGATCCTCTCCTGCGTGTTCCAGCCATCGCTGATGTCATGAGCAGAAACAGATTCCAGAAGTTATCACAATACTTCCACCTGAACGACAACAGCAAAGCTGTGCCCAAGGGACAGCCAGGCCATGATGCTTTATTCAAAGTTCGGCCACTGCTTGACATGGTGACAAACAACTGCCGCGCCCACTACAACCCAGGCCGTGACATTTCAATCGATGAAGCCATGATCAAGTTCAATGGGCGTCTTACTTTCAAGCAGTATATCAAAG GCAAACCCAATCCATGGGGCATCAAAGTGTGGTGTGCTGCCGACCCCCGTAATGGATACATGCTGGAGTTTGACATCTACCAGGGGCGGGCCACAGTCCCCATACCTAACGGGCTTGGCCACCATGTGGTGATGACGCTGGCGTCCCGGTTCCTGAATGCTGGCCACCACATCTTCTTTGACAATTACTTCTCCTCTGTCAGGTTGGGTCAGGACCTGGAGAAGGCAGGTACATCTATGTGTTCCACTATTAGGCTGAATAGACAAGGCTGGCCAAAGGAGCTGTCTTCAGCTGTTGCCAAGAAAATGAAACCGGGTGACATTCACTTCCGCCAGGACGGCAACATGGTGGCGACTTTGTGGAAGGACAAGAGGCCGGTTGCTGTTCTTTCAACCAATGCTCAGTCTGCTATGGGGAAGCATGAGAGGAGAGCACCAGGGGGGAGGAAGGAGGTGTCAGTTCCTGAGCCTGTGCTGGTCTACAATGGCAGCATGGGAGGCGTCGACCTAGCAGACCAGTACCACTCCTACTACCCTGTGGGGCGACCCTCTGTCCGCTGGTGGCGCTACATCTGCTGGTGGCTGATGCAGACAGCAATGGTCAACGCTTTTGTGATCTGGAAGGAGACCCACAGGCCAGCACGATCCAAAAAGGGGCTAAGGCACCTTGACTTTCGTCTACAAGTGCTGCGAGCTTTGTGTAAAGGCAACGTTTCGCGGAAGAGAGCAGCCGCCCAGGCCATAGCTCAAGCAGGAGTAATAGATAGTAGTCCCCTGACCCACAAGATTGTCCGTCTTCCTGGCAGGAAGAAAAACTGCAAGATGTGTGAAAAGAAGAAGGTGCGCACCCCTAGGGGCCATGGTGTAGAAACTGTCTTTGGGTGTGTCATCTGCGATCTTCACTTGTGCAAAGGAGAATGTTTCGCAGAGTTCCACCAGCACCTGGCTCAGTCCATCCACTAA